In Lactococcus garvieae subsp. garvieae, the following proteins share a genomic window:
- a CDS encoding ATP-dependent RecD-like DNA helicase, which produces MTEKIYFTGTIEAIFFSNPSNFYKVLLLEVDDTNSAYEDYEIVVTGTIGELIEGDSYTFYGKLTTHPKYGEQLQVETYEKAVPTSAAGLIKYFSSDKFPGIGKKTAERIVALFPDDTVDSILSKPEELDSILPLAKKNSFIKRLRDNHGVEKILSKLAEYGIPSKLQFQIHELYKDQTLDIIAKNPYQLVEDIKGIGFKTADQIAQELGIAADSSDRFRAGLMHVVKTQPLITGDTYIEARDLLQQTIQLLEEARQIEVSPETVAEEINHLLEDGKMQQEETKIFENSLYFAEQGISEYLKKLIGRSTQTFSDEKILKNIEQVETKLGIRYDKLQKEAIFQALNSQFFILTGGPGTGKTTIINGFIETYAQLHDIDLDPGHYHDDVFPILLAAPTGRASRRMNELTGLPAATLHRHLGLNTDEAMDMESNDLAGSLLIVDEFSMVDTWLANKLLQAIPPSMKVLFVGDADQLPSVGPGQVFADLLKLPEIPSVRLDKIFRQGAESTIIDLAHEIKEGHLPQDFTSRHPDRSYFEAGPGQVAPLVTQVATAWKKRGNNPFELQILAPMYKGVAGINTLNGLLQELFNPLDERQEFNYQDIHFREEDKVLHLVNDAENNVFNGDLGRIVELIPAKHTESKQDEIVMDFDGQEVSYPRAEWYKITLAYAMSIHKSQGSEFSTVVVPMVSSYSRMLERNLLYTAITRAKQSLILIGEQKAFAQAVQKESANRKTFLKERFTGKSEPGEKLKHTLDADNETTGQVSPPRTEEISLFPEENVTSTSYATEPFLTADLVNSGDFDPLIGLTAADFAIFK; this is translated from the coding sequence ATGACAGAAAAAATATATTTTACCGGAACAATTGAAGCGATTTTCTTTAGTAATCCTAGTAATTTTTATAAAGTACTTTTACTAGAAGTGGATGACACCAATAGCGCTTATGAAGATTACGAAATTGTTGTAACCGGAACAATTGGGGAGCTGATAGAAGGAGACAGTTATACTTTCTATGGTAAGCTTACGACACATCCCAAATATGGGGAGCAGCTTCAAGTTGAAACTTATGAAAAAGCTGTGCCGACCAGTGCTGCTGGGCTAATCAAATACTTTTCTTCTGATAAATTTCCGGGGATTGGTAAAAAGACGGCAGAAAGAATTGTGGCTCTTTTTCCCGACGATACCGTTGACAGTATCTTAAGTAAGCCGGAAGAACTGGACAGTATCCTTCCTTTAGCAAAGAAAAATTCCTTTATCAAAAGACTGCGTGACAATCATGGTGTGGAAAAGATTTTATCAAAGCTTGCGGAATATGGTATTCCCAGTAAGCTCCAATTTCAAATTCATGAGCTTTACAAAGATCAAACTTTGGATATTATCGCCAAGAATCCATACCAGTTGGTGGAAGATATCAAAGGCATCGGCTTTAAAACAGCCGACCAAATTGCTCAAGAGTTAGGAATTGCAGCCGATAGTAGTGACCGTTTTAGAGCGGGACTGATGCATGTGGTTAAAACACAGCCTTTAATTACGGGCGACACCTATATTGAAGCGCGTGATCTTTTGCAGCAAACCATCCAGCTCTTGGAAGAAGCGCGTCAGATAGAAGTTAGCCCAGAAACTGTGGCTGAAGAAATCAACCATCTGCTTGAAGATGGTAAAATGCAACAAGAAGAAACTAAAATATTTGAAAATTCCCTTTATTTTGCTGAGCAAGGCATTAGTGAATACCTCAAAAAACTTATTGGACGCAGTACTCAGACGTTCTCAGATGAGAAAATCTTGAAAAATATTGAACAAGTAGAAACCAAGCTAGGTATTCGCTACGATAAACTGCAAAAAGAAGCTATTTTTCAAGCTTTAAATAGTCAGTTCTTCATTTTAACGGGTGGACCAGGAACAGGTAAAACCACGATTATCAACGGTTTTATCGAAACTTATGCACAACTTCATGACATTGATTTAGATCCTGGGCACTACCATGACGATGTTTTCCCCATTCTGCTGGCAGCACCAACAGGAAGAGCGAGTCGCCGGATGAATGAACTTACCGGCTTACCAGCAGCAACGCTTCATCGCCATTTAGGTTTAAATACTGATGAAGCAATGGATATGGAAAGTAATGATCTTGCGGGTTCGCTTTTGATTGTAGATGAATTTTCAATGGTAGATACCTGGTTGGCCAATAAACTTTTACAAGCCATTCCTCCTTCCATGAAGGTGCTCTTTGTAGGCGATGCGGATCAGCTGCCATCAGTTGGTCCTGGGCAAGTCTTTGCAGACTTGCTGAAGCTTCCAGAGATTCCTTCAGTTCGCTTAGATAAAATTTTCCGTCAAGGCGCTGAATCAACGATTATTGATCTTGCCCATGAAATCAAGGAAGGACATTTGCCACAAGACTTTACCAGTCGTCATCCCGATCGTTCTTATTTTGAAGCTGGACCGGGACAAGTTGCTCCTCTTGTGACACAAGTGGCAACCGCGTGGAAAAAAAGAGGAAATAATCCTTTCGAATTGCAGATTTTAGCACCGATGTATAAAGGTGTAGCTGGTATAAATACCTTAAATGGCTTATTGCAAGAATTGTTCAATCCGCTTGATGAGCGACAAGAGTTTAACTATCAGGATATTCATTTTCGTGAGGAGGACAAAGTTCTCCATTTGGTCAATGATGCAGAAAACAATGTTTTCAATGGTGACTTAGGAAGAATTGTTGAACTCATTCCAGCAAAACATACAGAAAGCAAACAAGACGAAATTGTGATGGATTTTGATGGTCAAGAAGTGAGCTATCCTCGCGCAGAATGGTATAAAATCACTTTGGCTTACGCGATGTCTATTCACAAGTCACAGGGGAGTGAGTTTTCAACAGTTGTGGTTCCAATGGTTTCTTCCTATTCAAGGATGTTGGAACGTAATCTCTTGTATACAGCTATTACGCGAGCCAAACAAAGTCTAATTCTTATTGGAGAACAAAAAGCCTTTGCCCAAGCTGTGCAAAAGGAAAGTGCCAATCGAAAAACTTTCTTGAAAGAGCGATTTACAGGGAAATCAGAGCCTGGCGAAAAACTAAAGCATACTTTGGATGCGGACAACGAAACAACCGGGCAAGTGAGTCCCCCGCGAACAGAGGAAATTTCGCTTTTTCCTGAAGAAAATGTTACGTCGACATCCTATGCGACGGAGCCTTTTTTAACAGCGGATTTGGTTAATTCTGGTGATTTTGATCCATTGATTGGGCTTACGGCAGCTGATTTTGCGATTTTTAAATAA
- a CDS encoding HD domain-containing protein — MSMKLDENPWLTDAEFMSYVGHFLEMPELKQLDEITHHYTSTRLIHSIKVSYVSYLVCKKMGWNAKSAARAGLLHDLFYYDWRDTKFNKSHAYVHPRIAARNAAKITTLSDLEYDCIVKHMWGATIAPPRYKESWVVTLADDYVAMTEGVETARFKWKTRKYFKRHLPI; from the coding sequence ATGAGTATGAAATTAGATGAAAATCCATGGTTGACAGATGCCGAGTTTATGAGTTATGTTGGTCACTTTCTTGAAATGCCGGAACTGAAACAGCTTGATGAAATCACACATCACTATACTTCAACACGCTTGATTCATTCAATCAAGGTAAGTTATGTGAGCTATTTAGTTTGTAAAAAGATGGGCTGGAATGCAAAATCTGCAGCCCGCGCAGGTCTCTTACATGACCTTTTCTACTACGATTGGCGCGACACTAAATTTAACAAAAGTCATGCCTATGTTCATCCTCGTATCGCTGCACGTAATGCGGCAAAAATTACTACACTTTCCGATCTTGAGTACGACTGTATCGTCAAACATATGTGGGGGGCTACAATCGCACCACCACGTTATAAAGAAAGCTGGGTGGTTACCTTAGCAGACGATTATGTCGCAATGACTGAAGGCGTAGAAACTGCACGTTTCAAATGGAAAACGCGCAAATACTTTAAACGTCACCTTCCAATTTGA
- the rpsT gene encoding 30S ribosomal protein S20, whose translation MANIKSAIKRAELNVVANERNSQQKSAMRTAIKKFETAPSEDTFKAASSAIDKAASKGLIHANKASRDKSRLAAKLG comes from the coding sequence ATGGCTAATATCAAATCTGCAATCAAACGCGCTGAATTGAACGTTGTTGCTAACGAACGCAACTCACAACAAAAATCTGCAATGCGTACTGCAATCAAAAAATTTGAAACTGCACCAAGCGAAGACACATTCAAAGCTGCAAGCTCTGCAATCGACAAAGCTGCATCAAAAGGTCTTATCCACGCTAACAAAGCTTCACGTGACAAATCACGTTTGGCAGCTAAATTGGGCTAA
- a CDS encoding GyrI-like domain-containing protein, translated as MTDSIKVDFKKSEKKFYFPKKIEVITVPEMSYLTVSGQGAPAGTAFQEAIAALYPVAYAISMSYKREDVHIPHFYRFVVPPLEGLWTSQTAPKANEPLRKEELIWKIMIRIPEFVTEEIVEWAKKETALKKKQDFSQVKYEKIKDGLCIQAMHKGSFDSEAETFTVMEKFAVEEGYELIHKEFHHREIYLSDFRKTAPEKLKTVLRQYAQVKTKEKEEQ; from the coding sequence ATGACAGATTCTATAAAAGTAGACTTTAAAAAGTCCGAAAAAAAGTTTTATTTTCCTAAAAAAATTGAAGTAATCACTGTACCTGAGATGTCTTATTTGACTGTTTCCGGTCAGGGTGCGCCAGCTGGTACAGCATTCCAAGAAGCGATTGCTGCACTTTATCCTGTAGCATATGCTATTTCGATGTCCTACAAAAGAGAAGACGTGCACATTCCACATTTTTACCGCTTTGTTGTGCCGCCCTTGGAAGGTTTGTGGACAAGCCAGACAGCTCCAAAGGCCAATGAACCTCTACGTAAAGAAGAACTGATTTGGAAAATTATGATTCGGATACCAGAATTTGTAACTGAGGAAATTGTTGAGTGGGCGAAAAAAGAGACAGCATTAAAGAAAAAACAAGATTTTTCTCAAGTGAAATATGAAAAGATTAAAGATGGACTTTGTATTCAAGCCATGCACAAGGGGAGTTTTGACTCTGAAGCTGAAACTTTTACTGTGATGGAGAAGTTTGCGGTTGAAGAGGGCTACGAACTTATCCACAAAGAATTTCATCATCGTGAGATTTATCTTAGCGATTTCCGCAAAACGGCCCCAGAAAAATTAAAAACTGTATTGCGCCAGTACGCACAAGTTAAAACTAAGGAGAAGGAAGAACAATGA
- a CDS encoding uracil-DNA glycosylase: MKKTDWSGPLRERLPQEYFSDLVDFINEVYAKGNVYPPEDKIFRAIELTALSDVKVILVGQDPYPQPGKAQGLSFSYPASFVVNRPDSIVNIRKELQSEGFDKKDSDLTHWAEQGVLLLNAVLTVPEMKSNAHKGKIWEPLTDEIIKIASDDARPKVFLLWGGDARKKAKLIDSSKHLVLESAHPSPLSASRGFFGSQPFSKANAFLEKTGQKGIDWSK, translated from the coding sequence ATGAAAAAAACAGATTGGAGTGGCCCTTTAAGAGAACGATTGCCTCAAGAATACTTTTCAGATCTCGTTGATTTTATTAATGAAGTTTATGCTAAAGGTAATGTTTATCCACCTGAGGATAAAATATTTCGGGCGATTGAATTGACCGCCTTGTCTGATGTTAAAGTTATACTGGTTGGGCAGGATCCTTATCCACAGCCAGGAAAAGCCCAAGGGCTTAGTTTTTCCTATCCTGCTTCCTTTGTGGTGAATCGGCCAGACTCTATTGTCAATATTCGGAAAGAACTCCAAAGCGAAGGCTTTGATAAAAAGGATTCAGATTTAACACATTGGGCTGAGCAAGGGGTTTTATTGCTCAATGCTGTACTTACCGTTCCCGAGATGAAGTCTAATGCGCATAAAGGAAAAATCTGGGAACCCTTGACAGATGAGATAATAAAAATTGCTTCGGATGACGCACGCCCAAAAGTCTTTCTCTTATGGGGAGGTGATGCGCGTAAGAAAGCAAAGCTGATTGATTCTTCTAAGCATTTAGTACTCGAGTCTGCACATCCTTCGCCTCTTTCTGCCTCTCGTGGCTTCTTTGGCTCACAGCCCTTTTCGAAAGCCAATGCCTTTTTAGAAAAAACAGGACAAAAAGGGATAGATTGGTCAAAATAA
- a CDS encoding Bax inhibitor-1/YccA family protein, translated as MENPFINNNRSQVSLNQFFARIYGIVGIGVAVSALTSFLTINIFWDAAQNLVNRAGFAMLIIWFLPLILIFPMQNAAMKNKPTALPMFIGFSVLMGFMMSFTIAAYTASDVTLAFVSTAGMFFGLSVYGRTTKRDLSGMGRAMMGMLIGLIIAGVINIFLRSPMVVFVSSIISVLVFSGLIAWDNQKIEHVYRQNNGNVSNGWAISMALSLYLDFINLFLSLLRIFGFMGNSRD; from the coding sequence ATGGAAAATCCATTTATAAATAATAATAGAAGTCAAGTATCGCTGAATCAATTTTTTGCTCGCATTTATGGGATTGTCGGGATTGGGGTTGCTGTTTCAGCACTCACATCTTTTTTAACAATAAATATTTTCTGGGATGCCGCTCAGAACTTGGTGAACCGTGCCGGTTTTGCAATGCTTATCATTTGGTTCTTACCATTGATTCTCATTTTCCCGATGCAAAATGCAGCCATGAAAAATAAGCCCACGGCTTTGCCAATGTTTATTGGTTTCTCAGTCTTGATGGGCTTCATGATGAGTTTCACAATTGCAGCATATACAGCTTCTGATGTCACTTTGGCCTTTGTTTCAACTGCTGGAATGTTCTTTGGCCTTTCAGTTTACGGCCGTACAACTAAACGTGATTTGTCAGGTATGGGACGCGCCATGATGGGAATGCTGATTGGTTTAATCATCGCAGGTGTCATTAACATCTTCTTAAGAAGTCCAATGGTCGTCTTTGTTTCCTCAATTATCAGTGTCCTCGTTTTCAGTGGACTGATTGCTTGGGATAATCAAAAGATTGAACATGTTTACCGTCAAAATAACGGTAATGTAAGTAATGGCTGGGCGATTAGCATGGCGCTATCACTCTATCTTGACTTTATCAACCTTTTCCTTTCACTCTTGAGAATCTTCGGATTTATGGGAAACAGTCGTGATTAA
- a CDS encoding Cof-type HAD-IIB family hydrolase, with protein MENKERKLIAIDLDGTTLHSDGRTISRYTKYIFKRIEEQGHIICISTGRPFRMAVDIYRELELKSPMINFNGALISKPDNRNWEHTKGHYIDRSFVFDFLRHQQNFDLEFFAVEYRRKFFLNNFRNVPPKLFGVEQFHPYNRLRADRLDDNPHAVLLSTRVKDKFRLAKQIQDHYNGKVSVSGWGGPNGVLEIVPKGVSKASGLKHLLRVLEIPKENLIAFGDEHNDIEMFKFAAESYAMKNASTRLTPHATEILPWTNDEDGVAHKLEELFLK; from the coding sequence ATGGAAAACAAAGAGAGAAAATTAATTGCCATCGATCTTGACGGCACAACGCTTCATAGCGACGGGCGTACAATCAGTCGCTATACAAAATATATTTTTAAACGTATTGAAGAGCAAGGTCATATCATCTGTATTTCCACAGGTCGTCCTTTCCGTATGGCTGTTGATATTTATCGCGAGCTAGAACTTAAAAGTCCGATGATCAACTTCAATGGTGCTTTGATTTCCAAGCCAGACAATCGTAACTGGGAGCACACAAAAGGTCATTATATTGATCGTTCCTTTGTCTTCGATTTTTTACGTCATCAACAAAACTTTGATTTGGAATTTTTTGCGGTTGAATATCGCCGTAAATTTTTCCTTAATAACTTCCGGAACGTCCCCCCAAAACTTTTTGGTGTTGAGCAGTTCCATCCCTACAATCGTTTGCGTGCGGATCGTCTCGATGATAATCCACATGCAGTACTCCTTTCTACTCGAGTAAAAGATAAATTTCGTCTGGCCAAGCAAATCCAAGATCATTATAACGGAAAAGTCAGCGTGAGTGGCTGGGGTGGCCCTAATGGAGTATTGGAAATTGTCCCCAAAGGTGTGAGTAAAGCTTCTGGGCTCAAGCATCTTCTCCGTGTTCTCGAAATTCCAAAAGAAAACCTCATCGCATTTGGTGATGAACATAACGATATCGAAATGTTTAAATTTGCGGCAGAATCCTATGCGATGAAAAATGCCTCCACTCGCCTCACACCACATGCCACAGAAATACTCCCGTGGACAAATGATGAGGATGGGGTTGCCCACAAATTAGAAGAACTCTTTTTGAAGTAA